A single window of Ananas comosus cultivar F153 linkage group 17, ASM154086v1, whole genome shotgun sequence DNA harbors:
- the LOC109722858 gene encoding small ubiquitin-related modifier 1-like, which yields MSRMEDEESNSVGMSSIDDGDKKPANQINLKVRGQDGIEVCFRIKRASQLQKLMTAYCNRQSLDVNTVVFLYEGRRLRGQQTPTELDMEDGDEIDAMLHQTGGGLQNV from the exons ATGTCGAGAATGGAGGACGAAGAGTCGAACAGCGTCGGAATGTCCAGCATTGACGATGGCGACAAGAAACCGGCGAACCAGATCAATCTGAAAGTTAGGGGAcag GATGGTATCGAAGTCTGTTTCAGGATCAAGCGCGCTTCGCAGCTCCAGAAGTTGATGACAGCCTACTGCAACAGGCAGTCACTCGACGTCAACACGGTCGTCTTTCTGTACGAGGGCCGCCGCCTTCGTGGACAGCAGACCCCTACTGAA CTGGACATGGAGGACGGCGATGAGATCGATGCTATGCTCCACCAGACCGGCGGAGGATTGCAAAATGTGTAA